A genome region from Natranaeroarchaeum sulfidigenes includes the following:
- a CDS encoding MFS transporter, producing the protein MSSERRVVYAVIACTFFVGFGGGVIFPILPNLGVVLGISPFLVGVILSANRFSRLFANAPAGALVDRIGTRTPFVAGLFIEGIATLGYVVAVIAPAPEIWFLLARILWGVGSALVFATAYTITADVSESESRGTSMGIVRAGITFGFPAGLVLGGLVSDLYSVEAAFVLASAFALFAGVLAYWIVPETHSEAIERRKGGVKPWEIDTSTPALTVGLVNFGVFFAYIGALFATLVVFLGELEIGIFGLDAQGTSGLLMAVTVLSGSVCMLGGGKLSDLYGYRVPIILVSLVVSGVGFVLLAGASSVSQLILACLLIGGGQGGTGGPMMALLADLTPDQRMGRAMGTNNVLGDIGGGLGPLVTLPLGESIGFAPIYVACALIPLVAGVVLLVGIRAETGRLNPSLELQAGD; encoded by the coding sequence GTGAGCTCCGAGCGTCGAGTCGTCTACGCGGTGATCGCCTGCACGTTCTTCGTCGGTTTCGGCGGCGGCGTTATCTTCCCGATCCTGCCGAATCTCGGGGTAGTGCTGGGTATCTCACCGTTTCTCGTCGGTGTCATCCTGAGTGCCAACCGGTTCTCCCGGCTGTTTGCAAACGCTCCTGCTGGGGCACTCGTCGACCGGATTGGCACGCGGACGCCCTTTGTCGCGGGGCTGTTTATCGAAGGGATCGCAACGCTTGGCTATGTGGTCGCCGTCATCGCTCCAGCTCCGGAGATCTGGTTCCTGCTCGCCCGAATCCTCTGGGGCGTCGGGAGCGCGCTCGTCTTCGCGACGGCGTACACGATTACAGCAGACGTCAGCGAGTCGGAATCACGCGGGACGAGCATGGGCATCGTCCGTGCCGGGATCACCTTTGGTTTCCCCGCCGGACTGGTGCTCGGCGGGCTAGTCAGCGATCTGTACAGCGTCGAAGCAGCGTTCGTCCTTGCGTCAGCCTTTGCACTCTTTGCGGGAGTCCTCGCGTACTGGATCGTGCCCGAAACTCACAGCGAGGCGATCGAACGTCGCAAGGGCGGAGTCAAACCGTGGGAGATCGATACGTCGACGCCCGCACTGACGGTCGGACTCGTTAACTTCGGCGTCTTCTTCGCGTATATCGGTGCCCTGTTCGCCACGCTGGTCGTCTTCCTCGGCGAGCTAGAAATCGGGATCTTCGGCCTGGATGCACAGGGTACCTCGGGGCTGTTGATGGCGGTAACCGTTCTCTCCGGCTCCGTCTGTATGCTCGGCGGCGGCAAACTGAGCGATCTGTACGGCTATCGTGTCCCGATCATCCTCGTTTCGCTGGTCGTCTCCGGCGTGGGGTTCGTGTTGCTGGCGGGAGCTAGTTCTGTCTCCCAACTGATCCTCGCCTGTCTCCTGATCGGTGGTGGACAGGGCGGGACCGGGGGGCCAATGATGGCACTACTCGCGGATCTCACCCCTGACCAGCGGATGGGACGAGCGATGGGGACGAACAACGTGCTCGGTGATATCGGCGGCGGGCTCGGACCGCTCGTCACGCTCCCCCTGGGCGAGAGTATCGGATTCGCGCCGATCTACGTCGCCTGTGCGCTGATCCCGCTCGTTGCCGGAGTCGTGTTGCTGGTCGGGATCCGTGCCGAAACCGGGAGGTTGAACCCGTCGCTGGAACTACAGGCGGGCGACTGA
- the gdhB gene encoding glutamate dehydrogenase GdhB: MASESKRRTDRAAVEPTPAEESALETARRQLNQAAARLEIDPAIVEQLSHPTAVHEVTVPIERDDGSVEVFTGYRAQHDSVKGPFKGGLRYHPEVTRDECVGLAMWMTWKCAVMDLPFGGAKGGIAVDSKALSAGEKERLTRRFTQEIRSVIGPTKDIPAPDMGTDPQTMAWVMDAYSMQEDETIPGVVTGKPPVIGGSEGREKAPGRSVAIITREAIEYYGRDIERTDIAVQGYGSVGANAARLLDRWGANVVAISDVTGGIYDPAGIETHSVPSHDEEPEAVLDHGAPRTVTNDELLELDVDVLIPAAVGNVLTEANAGNISAELIVEGANGPTTSRGQEILTDRGVAVVPDILANAGGVTVSYFEWLQDINRQSWSLERVHEELESEMLAAWDAVRTEKETGAPTWRDAAYAVALSRIADAHDVRGLWP; encoded by the coding sequence ATGGCCTCCGAGTCGAAGAGGCGTACTGACCGGGCAGCTGTTGAGCCCACCCCTGCGGAGGAATCAGCACTCGAGACGGCCCGACGACAGTTGAATCAGGCAGCAGCAAGACTGGAGATCGACCCTGCGATCGTCGAACAGCTCAGCCATCCAACGGCAGTACACGAGGTGACGGTGCCGATCGAACGGGACGACGGCTCAGTTGAGGTGTTTACAGGCTATCGAGCCCAGCACGATAGCGTCAAGGGTCCGTTCAAAGGAGGACTCCGATATCACCCCGAGGTAACCCGGGATGAGTGCGTGGGTCTCGCGATGTGGATGACCTGGAAGTGTGCGGTCATGGACCTCCCCTTCGGTGGCGCAAAAGGAGGTATCGCTGTCGACTCGAAGGCGCTGAGTGCTGGTGAAAAGGAGCGACTGACGCGCCGATTCACACAGGAAATCCGCTCCGTAATTGGTCCGACGAAGGACATCCCTGCTCCGGACATGGGGACGGACCCACAGACCATGGCGTGGGTGATGGACGCATACTCGATGCAAGAAGACGAGACGATACCGGGCGTCGTCACGGGCAAACCACCGGTCATCGGGGGGAGCGAAGGACGTGAGAAGGCCCCTGGCCGGAGTGTCGCGATCATTACTCGCGAGGCGATCGAGTACTACGGACGGGATATCGAACGGACCGATATTGCCGTTCAGGGCTACGGCAGTGTGGGGGCGAATGCGGCGCGCCTCCTCGACCGCTGGGGCGCAAACGTCGTCGCGATCAGCGATGTCACCGGCGGTATCTACGACCCAGCTGGGATCGAGACACACTCGGTCCCCTCTCACGACGAGGAGCCAGAAGCGGTGCTGGACCACGGCGCTCCACGTACGGTTACCAACGACGAGTTGCTCGAACTCGACGTCGACGTCCTGATCCCTGCGGCGGTCGGGAACGTACTTACCGAAGCCAACGCAGGCAATATCAGTGCGGAGCTGATCGTCGAGGGGGCCAACGGCCCCACGACGAGTCGGGGACAGGAAATCCTCACAGACCGAGGCGTCGCAGTAGTACCGGACATCCTTGCCAATGCTGGCGGCGTCACTGTGAGCTACTTCGAGTGGCTTCAGGATATCAACCGCCAGTCGTGGTCGCTCGAACGCGTCCACGAGGAACTCGAAAGCGAGATGCTTGCCGCATGGGATGCCGTCCGCACGGAAAAGGAGACAGGTGCGCCGACCTGGCGCGATGCAGCCTATGCGGTGGCACTGTCCCGTATCGCCGACGCCCACGACGTTCGTGGGCTCTGGCCCTGA
- a CDS encoding TrmB family transcriptional regulator: MEQDELTTVLQDAGLSPYQAEAYVTLLELGSASATDLADLSQVPDPRIYDVLRDLESKGFIETYEQDSLHARAHDPDEVLADLRSRASKFESAASEIEERWSQPEVGQSKVSIVSRFETVIDSAKRYIGDADNQVQLAVTPTQFEALRPALVDAIDRGVLVKLSLHSAGRDEVDLNTVSGACTEARHRPLPSPFVVIVDRKQTCFAPHSDSINQYGVLVDDRSHTYVFHWFFLTSLWDVWEPLYTAYDEDRPDSYVNLRYFVRDVKPMFDNGAEISLEIVGVDTLTGRSRTVRGELVDISTTNEFDQIDREQTSPPSVAEFAGVAAVSVDTGDEVISVGGWGATMEDVEAERITVTSFDSE, translated from the coding sequence ATGGAACAAGACGAGTTGACGACCGTCCTTCAGGACGCTGGGCTCTCGCCGTATCAGGCCGAGGCGTACGTGACGCTACTTGAACTCGGTTCAGCGTCCGCAACGGATCTCGCTGATCTTAGTCAGGTTCCGGACCCACGAATCTACGACGTGCTCCGCGATCTGGAGTCGAAAGGATTCATCGAGACTTACGAGCAGGACAGTCTCCACGCCCGCGCCCACGATCCCGACGAAGTGCTTGCCGATCTTCGCTCGCGCGCATCGAAATTCGAGAGTGCCGCCAGCGAGATCGAAGAGCGCTGGAGCCAGCCGGAGGTAGGCCAGAGCAAAGTGAGCATTGTCTCGCGCTTCGAGACCGTTATCGACAGTGCAAAGCGATATATCGGAGACGCGGATAATCAGGTTCAGCTTGCCGTCACGCCCACACAGTTCGAGGCGCTACGTCCGGCGCTCGTCGACGCAATAGACAGGGGCGTGCTGGTCAAACTCTCGCTCCACTCTGCTGGCCGTGACGAGGTCGACTTGAACACGGTGTCCGGTGCATGTACGGAAGCCCGACACCGTCCACTCCCCTCGCCGTTCGTCGTGATCGTCGATAGAAAACAGACATGTTTCGCGCCACACAGCGACTCGATCAATCAGTACGGTGTCCTCGTTGACGATCGAAGCCACACCTACGTGTTTCACTGGTTCTTCCTCACATCTCTGTGGGACGTCTGGGAGCCGCTATACACGGCTTACGACGAGGATCGACCGGACAGTTACGTCAATCTTCGATACTTCGTGCGCGACGTCAAACCGATGTTCGACAACGGGGCAGAAATCAGTCTCGAAATCGTTGGCGTCGACACGTTGACAGGACGTTCACGGACGGTTCGGGGGGAACTCGTTGACATCAGTACGACCAACGAGTTCGACCAGATCGACCGGGAGCAAACGTCGCCCCCATCGGTCGCCGAGTTTGCGGGCGTCGCCGCGGTCAGCGTCGACACCGGTGACGAGGTTATTTCGGTCGGTGGTTGGGGCGCGACCATGGAAGACGTCGAAGCCGAGCGGATCACGGTGACGAGCTTCGACTCGGAGTGA
- a CDS encoding NOP5/NOP56 family protein: MNEDVASAGWFADVDQMEAEAAAARIRTGEAETPEAWPVLAVESGAVPDEQAYYDTLRAATLRAARDTVTERERADDRQLIHAVRSMDDCDRVANELAERLTEWAGSLDDEAGSGVEYAREIAGSDDHEPRLVSLAERIVGLTDEAEELRTFIERRAPDVAPNLAALAGPVLAARLISLAGDLESLAKKPSGTVQVLGAEDALFAHLRGHGTSPKHGVIFTHEYVRATEPDERGSAARALAGKLSIAARIDYYSGEYNAELEAELDRRIERIRTRGESE, from the coding sequence ATGAACGAGGACGTTGCGTCCGCCGGCTGGTTCGCCGATGTAGATCAGATGGAGGCGGAGGCTGCCGCAGCACGGATCCGGACCGGCGAGGCAGAGACGCCGGAGGCGTGGCCAGTACTCGCAGTCGAGTCGGGAGCAGTACCGGACGAGCAAGCGTACTACGACACACTCAGAGCGGCGACGCTTCGGGCCGCCCGGGATACAGTCACCGAGCGAGAGCGGGCAGACGACCGTCAGTTGATCCACGCCGTTCGCTCGATGGATGACTGTGACCGGGTCGCCAACGAACTCGCTGAACGACTCACCGAGTGGGCTGGGAGTCTGGACGACGAGGCTGGTTCTGGCGTCGAGTATGCCCGCGAGATTGCGGGCTCTGACGACCACGAGCCACGGCTCGTCTCGCTCGCCGAACGCATCGTCGGCCTGACTGACGAGGCCGAAGAGCTACGCACGTTCATCGAGCGCCGTGCGCCGGACGTCGCACCGAACCTCGCGGCGCTCGCCGGACCCGTCCTTGCCGCACGACTGATCTCGCTTGCTGGCGATCTGGAGTCGCTGGCAAAGAAGCCAAGCGGGACCGTTCAGGTTCTCGGCGCGGAAGACGCGCTGTTTGCCCACCTCCGGGGGCACGGGACCTCGCCGAAACACGGCGTCATCTTCACGCACGAGTACGTCCGCGCGACGGAACCGGACGAACGCGGCTCCGCTGCGCGCGCCCTCGCCGGGAAGCTCTCGATCGCCGCCCGGATCGATTATTACTCCGGCGAGTACAACGCCGAGCTGGAAGCCGAACTCGATCGGCGTATCGAGCGGATCCGCACGCGGGGTGAGTCGGAATGA
- the trmB gene encoding HTH-type sugar sensing transcriptional regulator TrmB, which translates to MSTEDLRGQLERVGDRFDLGEYEIDAYLAVLEQGTLTASEIAERTEIPQPRVYDTVRSLSDRGLVELRESRPMKITAVDPSMAFGEVTESIDEMIAELDARYTAPARDTEAVSLVKSRSTILKYVEDAIESAEYELALSLTPELLERFEEQLRRQCASGVTIDLLLTPAAEVPDPAEYGYLDVATTVRARNGITTPIIAVADWEYSVYATQDAIRNNERDRYGVIFNRSALGFLVSGFFGTVLWTTASRTLAENGAGRSFPRRYASIRRCVKDLHNDGGEFHATIEGRDVETGRKRSVSGKIIDVEFDPSEQVAGLTVDTGDERLAIGGLVAAFEDIEAHEIHVGRERPPDVGR; encoded by the coding sequence ATGAGCACCGAGGATCTGCGTGGACAACTGGAACGTGTCGGGGATCGGTTCGATCTCGGTGAGTACGAGATCGATGCCTATCTGGCAGTGCTGGAACAGGGAACACTGACCGCAAGTGAAATAGCGGAACGTACGGAGATCCCACAGCCACGTGTGTACGATACGGTTCGGAGTCTCAGCGACCGGGGGCTGGTAGAGCTCCGAGAGTCTCGACCGATGAAGATCACGGCCGTCGATCCATCTATGGCCTTCGGGGAGGTCACAGAGTCCATTGACGAGATGATCGCCGAACTCGACGCGCGCTACACAGCACCGGCACGTGACACCGAGGCGGTATCGCTTGTCAAATCCCGATCGACGATTCTCAAATACGTCGAGGATGCCATCGAGTCGGCCGAGTACGAACTCGCGTTATCACTGACCCCCGAACTTCTAGAGCGGTTCGAGGAGCAACTGAGAAGACAGTGTGCAAGTGGAGTGACTATCGATCTATTGCTCACCCCAGCAGCGGAGGTCCCGGACCCGGCCGAGTATGGGTATCTCGACGTTGCGACCACCGTCCGGGCCAGAAACGGTATCACTACACCGATCATTGCCGTTGCGGACTGGGAGTACTCTGTCTACGCCACACAGGACGCCATCCGAAACAACGAACGGGACCGTTACGGCGTGATCTTCAACCGCTCCGCGCTCGGCTTTCTCGTGTCGGGCTTTTTCGGGACCGTACTCTGGACGACCGCTTCGAGGACGCTCGCGGAAAACGGTGCGGGCCGGTCGTTTCCCCGCCGCTACGCTTCGATCCGGCGATGTGTCAAGGACCTCCACAACGACGGCGGAGAGTTCCATGCAACGATCGAAGGCCGGGACGTCGAAACCGGACGCAAACGCAGTGTAAGCGGCAAAATTATCGATGTGGAATTCGACCCGTCGGAGCAGGTAGCGGGACTCACCGTCGATACCGGCGACGAACGGCTTGCCATCGGTGGGCTGGTCGCCGCCTTCGAGGATATCGAGGCGCACGAAATCCACGTTGGACGGGAGCGGCCTCCCGATGTCGGACGTTGA
- a CDS encoding bacterio-opsin activator domain-containing protein, which yields MATDSEPLASTRLLLAGTESWIGEFETALETRTGATVQCASAASAAVEAARAGRIDCLVTSKELEDSTGIDLLRTVRDASDTIPVILCTSFGDESVASEAIAANASGYLPVDTFGDAEIESLIQRITQSVGRARREERQRDRARQFDAIFQDPRTATWVLDPDGALRRANKTGGEMIDEDVESVLGEEFWRLPSWSADQGVQADVRRIVETAIEGRFGNAVVTRTFDPDVQVVDLSARPVHDDRGQVRSIVVEAVDISERVALERDLRRSEELHRVTLNNMTDTVLITDEEGEYTYVCPNVNFIFGYTAAEIRELGSIEALLGEDLFDREELAEEGVLKNIEVTATDKAGREHTLLVNVREVSIQDGTLLYSCRDVTKRKQREEALATLQETAREFLYAETQQEIAQQVVDDTAGVLDLDASAVYLFDAETNELHPAAQSSTMERLDGPLPTTRANGEGLVSHSFVQNEAMFFDDVHESARLQDRVTGLRSTAHIPLGDHGVFVVGSSSVSEFDDVLRELADLLAATAEAALDRVTRESQLRRQDRELQQQNEQLTRLNRINETIREIDQAVVQAEASEEIDHAVCDLLTADDRFTFAWIGEENPATGVVEPRAWAGVEQGYLDSVTFTVDETAVEPAGRTAATREITNIPNVAGRLREEDWRTEALPRDFLSVISIPLEYNDLSYGVLNVYAETQAAFDGTVRAVLRELGETIASATSAIERKNALVTRSVTSIEFEIDDPGFVLSKIAQESECELSYQGGIQQTADGSYVIVTVDGAAIDRVEQVAESLIGVDEVRQISGDESGGVLGLRLAEAFLATELADHGAVFRSARATPDSTTLVVEVPESVTPRHISQLIHELFTGVEIRSKQDIDRSSTGPVRSRVFDELTDRQLEVTQTAYYSGFFESPREHTGAEVAEMLGISPPAFSTHIRTVERKLFSALFEEV from the coding sequence ATGGCGACCGACTCGGAGCCGCTGGCGTCGACCCGACTGCTACTTGCAGGAACCGAATCGTGGATCGGGGAGTTCGAAACGGCACTGGAAACACGGACCGGTGCCACAGTCCAGTGCGCGTCGGCTGCGTCAGCAGCAGTAGAAGCCGCGCGTGCCGGGAGGATAGACTGTCTCGTGACGTCGAAGGAACTGGAGGACTCGACCGGGATCGATCTGCTTCGAACGGTTCGAGACGCCTCGGACACGATTCCTGTCATACTCTGTACGAGTTTCGGCGACGAGTCCGTCGCTAGCGAGGCGATCGCGGCTAACGCCTCCGGGTACCTCCCAGTCGATACGTTCGGTGACGCCGAAATCGAGTCGCTTATTCAGCGTATTACACAAAGCGTCGGGAGAGCACGTCGTGAAGAACGACAGCGAGACCGGGCGAGACAGTTCGATGCCATCTTTCAGGACCCTCGTACTGCGACGTGGGTGCTGGACCCGGACGGGGCGCTACGGCGAGCGAACAAAACAGGAGGTGAAATGATCGATGAGGATGTCGAATCGGTTCTCGGTGAAGAGTTCTGGCGACTCCCGTCGTGGTCTGCCGACCAAGGAGTACAGGCGGACGTCCGCCGGATCGTCGAAACGGCTATCGAAGGGCGGTTCGGCAACGCAGTCGTAACCCGGACGTTCGATCCGGACGTGCAAGTCGTCGACCTCTCGGCCAGACCGGTCCACGACGATCGAGGGCAGGTCCGATCGATCGTCGTCGAGGCAGTCGATATCTCTGAGCGAGTTGCGCTCGAACGTGATCTTCGCCGATCCGAAGAACTCCACCGGGTCACGCTCAACAACATGACGGATACGGTATTGATAACGGACGAGGAGGGGGAGTACACCTACGTCTGTCCGAACGTAAACTTCATTTTCGGCTACACTGCAGCGGAGATCCGCGAGCTGGGTTCAATCGAGGCTCTGCTCGGCGAGGACCTGTTCGACCGCGAGGAGCTGGCCGAGGAAGGTGTATTAAAAAACATCGAAGTCACCGCGACCGACAAGGCAGGCCGCGAGCACACGCTGCTCGTCAACGTCCGTGAAGTGTCGATTCAGGACGGGACGCTCCTGTACAGCTGTCGAGACGTGACGAAGCGAAAGCAACGAGAGGAGGCGCTCGCAACGCTACAGGAGACGGCGAGGGAGTTCCTGTACGCGGAGACCCAACAGGAGATCGCACAACAGGTTGTGGACGACACTGCTGGCGTACTGGATCTTGACGCGAGCGCAGTGTACCTGTTCGACGCGGAAACAAACGAGCTACACCCTGCAGCACAGTCGTCCACTATGGAGCGACTGGACGGACCGCTTCCCACTACACGGGCCAACGGTGAGGGTCTGGTTAGCCACAGTTTCGTCCAGAACGAGGCGATGTTCTTCGATGACGTCCACGAGTCAGCACGCCTTCAGGATCGGGTAACTGGACTCCGGAGTACGGCACACATCCCCCTCGGAGATCATGGGGTGTTCGTCGTCGGATCGTCATCCGTCAGTGAGTTCGACGACGTGTTGCGAGAGCTGGCGGATCTACTGGCTGCGACGGCGGAGGCAGCGCTCGACCGGGTTACCCGAGAGAGTCAACTCCGGAGACAGGACAGGGAATTACAGCAACAGAACGAGCAGCTCACCCGTCTGAACCGTATCAATGAGACGATTCGTGAGATCGATCAGGCGGTCGTACAGGCAGAGGCCAGCGAAGAGATAGACCATGCGGTATGTGATCTACTAACAGCCGATGATCGGTTTACGTTCGCCTGGATCGGCGAAGAGAATCCAGCAACAGGAGTCGTAGAACCGCGTGCCTGGGCGGGGGTAGAACAGGGATACCTGGACAGTGTGACGTTTACTGTGGATGAAACGGCAGTCGAGCCCGCGGGAAGAACAGCTGCCACGCGCGAGATTACCAACATTCCGAACGTTGCGGGCCGCCTCCGGGAGGAAGACTGGCGGACGGAAGCCCTCCCACGTGATTTCCTGTCGGTGATCAGCATTCCACTGGAGTACAATGATCTCTCATACGGGGTATTGAACGTCTACGCCGAGACGCAGGCTGCATTCGACGGAACGGTCCGTGCTGTATTACGCGAGCTCGGTGAGACAATTGCGTCCGCAACGAGTGCGATCGAGCGAAAGAACGCTCTGGTCACACGTTCGGTGACCAGTATCGAGTTCGAAATAGACGATCCGGGCTTTGTTCTCTCGAAAATCGCTCAAGAGAGCGAGTGTGAACTGTCCTATCAGGGTGGGATTCAGCAGACTGCCGACGGAAGCTACGTGATCGTGACCGTCGATGGGGCCGCGATCGATCGGGTCGAACAGGTTGCAGAGAGCCTGATCGGTGTCGACGAGGTTCGACAGATCAGTGGGGACGAGTCAGGTGGTGTGCTCGGTCTCAGACTTGCAGAGGCGTTCCTCGCCACCGAACTCGCCGATCACGGGGCCGTGTTCCGAAGCGCACGGGCGACGCCGGACTCGACGACACTGGTGGTCGAGGTCCCCGAGAGTGTCACGCCACGCCATATTAGCCAGCTCATCCACGAGTTGTTTACCGGCGTGGAGATCCGATCGAAACAGGACATCGATCGATCCTCAACGGGACCGGTTCGTTCGCGCGTCTTCGACGAATTGACCGACCGACAGCTAGAAGTGACCCAGACGGCTTACTACAGCGGATTTTTCGAGTCACCACGGGAACATACCGGGGCCGAAGTGGCCGAAATGCTTGGAATCTCCCCGCCGGCATTTTCTACACACATCCGGACAGTCGAACGAAAGCTATTTTCGGCACTGTTCGAGGAGGTGTAG
- a CDS encoding rubrerythrin-like domain-containing protein — protein sequence MTYECFECGNIIVDPTTAGNCPECSGELRNRGMPIE from the coding sequence ATGACGTATGAGTGCTTCGAGTGTGGAAATATCATCGTTGATCCGACCACGGCAGGGAACTGCCCGGAATGTAGTGGTGAACTTCGAAACCGGGGAATGCCGATCGAGTAA
- the rbcL gene encoding type III ribulose-bisphosphate carboxylase, protein MTGIEYDDFLDSAYEPVETDLICEFRLDPAAGMSMDEAASRVASESSNGTWAPLQAGEDVTDLSAVAFDIDADRALVAYPAALFEAGSLPQILSCIAGNILGMKAVDSIRLMDCEWPASLVEGFRGPQFGSEVRSELLDADGRPITATVPKPKVGLSTDRHVEIGREAWRGGVDLLKDDENLTDQAFNPFEERARRSLAARDELEDETGERKGYLINITAETDEMVRRAEFVADHGGRFVMVDIITTGWAAVQTVREACEELGLAIHAHRAMHAAFDRLDHHGVSMRCLAQFARLAGVDHIHTGTAGLGKLANEDTVGINEWLRSDLHGLNDVLPVASGGLHPGIVDQLLDAVGTNVCVQAGGGIHGHPDGTEAGARALREAVEAHVDGESLERRAETVPELAVALDEWGTETPR, encoded by the coding sequence ATGACGGGCATCGAGTACGACGACTTTCTTGACTCGGCGTACGAACCGGTCGAAACTGACCTCATCTGCGAGTTCCGTCTCGATCCGGCTGCAGGAATGAGTATGGACGAGGCGGCGAGCCGCGTTGCGTCCGAAAGCTCAAACGGAACGTGGGCCCCCCTGCAGGCCGGCGAGGACGTCACCGATCTCAGTGCCGTCGCCTTCGATATTGACGCCGATCGTGCGCTGGTCGCATACCCGGCCGCGCTGTTCGAGGCCGGGAGCCTCCCGCAGATCCTCTCGTGTATCGCCGGGAACATTCTGGGGATGAAAGCGGTCGACTCGATCCGGCTGATGGACTGTGAGTGGCCCGCCTCGCTCGTTGAGGGGTTTCGTGGCCCCCAGTTCGGCTCGGAGGTCCGGTCGGAGTTACTCGACGCCGACGGCCGGCCGATCACGGCAACCGTCCCGAAGCCGAAAGTCGGGCTATCGACCGACCGGCACGTCGAGATCGGTCGGGAGGCCTGGCGTGGCGGTGTCGACTTGCTCAAAGACGACGAGAACCTGACCGATCAGGCCTTTAATCCCTTCGAGGAGCGCGCCAGACGGAGCCTGGCTGCGCGCGACGAACTCGAAGACGAAACGGGCGAGCGAAAGGGATATCTGATCAACATCACCGCAGAAACCGACGAGATGGTCCGGCGGGCCGAGTTCGTCGCCGACCACGGCGGTCGATTCGTGATGGTCGACATCATCACGACGGGCTGGGCCGCAGTCCAGACCGTCCGTGAGGCCTGTGAGGAGCTTGGGCTGGCGATCCACGCCCACCGCGCCATGCACGCCGCCTTCGACCGGCTCGATCATCACGGCGTCTCGATGCGCTGTCTCGCGCAGTTCGCGCGGCTTGCGGGCGTCGACCACATCCACACCGGGACGGCGGGGCTCGGGAAGCTCGCAAACGAAGATACAGTCGGTATCAACGAATGGCTCCGGAGCGACCTCCACGGACTGAACGATGTTCTCCCGGTCGCATCCGGTGGACTCCACCCTGGCATCGTCGATCAGTTGCTCGACGCCGTCGGAACCAACGTCTGCGTACAGGCTGGCGGGGGAATCCACGGCCATCCCGACGGAACAGAGGCGGGCGCACGCGCGCTCCGGGAAGCGGTCGAGGCCCACGTCGATGGCGAGTCACTGGAGCGCCGCGCAGAAACGGTCCCGGAACTCGCCGTGGCGCTGGACGAGTGGGGAACCGAGACGCCTCGATAG
- a CDS encoding fibrillarin-like rRNA/tRNA 2'-O-methyltransferase: MSLPESVTRREFDGEERLATRGQPVYGEPTDGDWRLWDARRSKLGAMFELEMETGLEDDDHVLYLGAASGTTVSHVADFAGPTYAVEFATRPARDLLDVAESRKRLFPLVKDARMPERYAHVVESELDAIVQDVATSGQARVALENRRFLAHDGRLVAAFKARSEDVTADPNDVFEGVLATLENGYEILETARMEPFHDDHLAVVATPK; this comes from the coding sequence ATGAGTTTGCCAGAAAGCGTCACGCGCCGGGAGTTCGACGGCGAGGAGCGACTCGCTACCCGCGGCCAGCCGGTCTACGGCGAGCCGACCGACGGCGACTGGCGACTCTGGGACGCCCGCCGATCGAAACTCGGCGCGATGTTCGAACTGGAGATGGAGACGGGCCTCGAAGACGACGATCACGTTCTCTATCTGGGTGCTGCAAGTGGGACTACGGTGAGCCATGTCGCCGACTTCGCCGGGCCGACGTACGCAGTCGAGTTTGCCACGCGACCCGCCAGAGACCTGCTCGACGTCGCCGAGAGCCGCAAGCGGCTGTTCCCGCTGGTGAAAGACGCCCGGATGCCGGAGCGGTACGCCCACGTCGTCGAAAGCGAGCTCGACGCGATCGTGCAGGACGTCGCAACGAGCGGGCAGGCTCGCGTCGCGCTCGAAAATAGGCGGTTTCTCGCCCACGACGGACGGCTCGTCGCCGCATTCAAGGCACGAAGCGAGGACGTCACGGCCGATCCCAACGACGTCTTCGAGGGGGTTCTGGCGACCCTGGAGAACGGGTACGAGATTCTCGAAACCGCGCGGATGGAGCCGTTCCACGACGACCATCTGGCGGTCGTGGCGACGCCGAAGTAG